Proteins encoded together in one Candidatus Nitrosocaldus cavascurensis window:
- the glyS gene encoding glycine--tRNA ligase — protein MNYDAVTELALSRGFYFPSCEIYADAQAGFWEYGPLGVALKNRYIELWRRELVRRDGMLEIDGSQIMSKSVFIASGHLDSFNDPIVRCMKCSSVYRADRLVGEVINTVVPERIGDEELYTLIQKHNIRCPKCNGELSKVSRFNMMFKVSIGADGSEAYLRPETCQSIFVDFARLFKVMRCKLPIAIAQVGKSFRNEIAPRQSLIRLREFYQAEIEVFCNPKRLDEIDRFDEVKDVMLRIQDSNGMHEVTASSAVSRGIIPNRLIAYYLALLNEFYSKTGIDMGRTRFRRLADDEKAFYATVAYDFEVETSLGWLELVACNYRSDHDLKGHMQVSKENMEVMDADDGSGNSKVLPHVFELSMGVERSLYCILEHSLYEDMENDRLVLRLKPYLAPIQVGVLPIVKKDEVEAKAKEVFKMLRKDIDAFYDDSGSIGRRYRRLDEIGTPYAITIDRQTLDDGTVTIRDRDTMQQVRVRIDDLKDELLRRLKMP, from the coding sequence ATGAACTACGATGCAGTAACAGAGCTAGCATTGAGTAGAGGGTTCTACTTCCCTAGTTGCGAGATATACGCTGATGCGCAAGCAGGATTCTGGGAGTATGGGCCTTTAGGCGTTGCTCTCAAGAATAGGTACATAGAGTTGTGGAGGAGGGAGTTGGTTAGGAGGGATGGTATGCTTGAGATAGATGGTAGCCAGATAATGAGCAAGAGCGTCTTCATAGCCTCAGGTCATCTTGATAGCTTCAATGATCCCATAGTTAGATGCATGAAATGCTCATCTGTGTACAGGGCTGATAGGCTTGTTGGCGAGGTTATAAACACTGTAGTGCCCGAAAGGATTGGAGATGAGGAGTTGTATACTCTAATCCAGAAGCATAACATAAGATGCCCTAAATGCAACGGTGAGTTGAGCAAGGTTAGTAGGTTCAACATGATGTTCAAGGTAAGCATAGGGGCTGATGGTTCTGAAGCATACCTTAGACCAGAGACATGCCAGAGCATATTCGTTGACTTTGCTAGGCTCTTCAAGGTCATGCGCTGCAAGTTACCAATAGCAATTGCTCAAGTAGGCAAGAGCTTTAGGAATGAGATTGCTCCTAGGCAGAGCCTCATAAGGTTAAGGGAGTTCTATCAGGCAGAGATAGAGGTATTCTGTAACCCTAAAAGGTTGGATGAGATAGATAGGTTTGATGAAGTGAAGGATGTTATGCTTAGGATACAAGATAGCAATGGTATGCATGAGGTTACAGCATCCTCTGCAGTAAGCAGAGGCATCATCCCAAATAGGCTTATAGCATATTACCTTGCCCTACTGAATGAGTTCTACAGCAAGACTGGTATAGATATGGGTAGAACAAGGTTCAGGAGGCTTGCTGATGATGAGAAGGCATTCTATGCTACAGTTGCTTATGACTTTGAGGTTGAGACAAGCCTTGGTTGGTTAGAACTTGTAGCATGCAACTATAGATCTGATCATGATCTGAAAGGGCATATGCAGGTTAGCAAGGAGAATATGGAGGTTATGGATGCTGATGATGGTAGTGGTAACAGTAAAGTGCTCCCCCATGTATTCGAACTATCCATGGGGGTAGAGAGGAGCCTCTACTGTATACTAGAGCATTCATTGTATGAGGATATGGAGAATGATAGGCTTGTGTTAAGACTCAAACCCTATCTAGCCCCTATACAGGTTGGGGTATTGCCTATAGTTAAGAAGGATGAGGTAGAAGCAAAGGCCAAGGAGGTATTCAAGATGCTGAGGAAGGATATTGATGCATTCTATGATGACTCTGGCTCTATAGGGAGAAGGTATAGAAGGTTGGATGAGATAGGTACGCCATATGCAATAACAATAGATAGACAGACGCTAGATGATGGTACAGTAACGATAAGGGATAGGGATACAATGCAGCAGGTTAGGGTAAGGATAGATGATCTTAAGGATGAACTCTTAAGAAGGCTTAAGATGCCTTAA